A stretch of the Nicotiana tabacum cultivar K326 chromosome 6, ASM71507v2, whole genome shotgun sequence genome encodes the following:
- the LOC142181924 gene encoding protein FAR-RED IMPAIRED RESPONSE 1-like, whose product MASLQHFNPGKVVEWKHDRRPYIPKIIFRYVFWAFKSFIDGFVHCRSIISIDNTHVYEKYDTKMLIFVGVDANGQIFFLAFAICANESQETWAWFLNHLKKHVVRHRSDICLISNQHDMILSSVCALEKWKKSYGYHRYCIRHLKSNFQWAYMKKGCMI is encoded by the coding sequence atggcttCTTTGCAGCACTTTAATCCTGGTaaagttgttgaatggaagcacGATCGACGTCCTTACATTCCTAAAATTatattcagatatgtgttctgggcatttaagtCATTCATTGATGGTTTTGTTCATTGTCGATCAATAATCTCCATAGACAACACACATGTGTATGAGAAGTACGATACAAAGATGTTGATTTTCGTTGGGGTAGATGCTAATGGCCAAATATTTTTCCTCgcctttgctatttgtgccaatgagaGTCAAGAGACTTGGGCATGGTTTTTAAACCACTTGAAGAAGCACGTTGTGAGACACCGTTCAgatatttgtctaatatctaatCAGCACGATATGATTTTAAGTTCAGTGTGTGCTTTGGAAAAATGGAAAAAGTCGTACGGCTACCACCGTTACTGTATTAGGCACTTGAAGAGCAACTTTCAGTGGGCTTATATGAAAAAAGGTTGCATGAtctaa